The DNA sequence GATAGATGTTCCAAAACGGTTTAAAAATCAAGCAAGCTATCGCTTTTAGGTATATCACCGTCATCGTAAATAGAAACTTTTTCACCACTTGAAGTTCGGATAGTTTCACTAGTGGATTTGGTGTTAATCACATCGTCCACTGAAGCATGATTCACTTTAGGGGCTGCTTGCCGCTTCGTTTCGTGAGATGATAATAGCAAATCACAATATGTTTTAATAGCAGTTGCCTGATCACGAAAAGCTGGTGAAGATGAATCGCCTTCTAATAACGTTTTTAACTTGGCTAGCTCCTCCTCCATTTTCTGCACTACTACTTTAGCTGGAATTTCCATACTACTCCGCCCCTTCTAATAAACATAACAAAGTCATTTTGTAAGGCCACTAAAAAGTGGAAAGAACATCACTTTTTCAGCGGCCTCCATTTTAGCTTTCGGTTAATTCCATGAATGTATCTAAATCTTGTTTAACGAGATCGATTGCTTTTTGCCAGAAATCCGGTTTTGTTAAATCAACATTTAAATGTTTTTTCGCTAGTTCTTCTACCTCTAGTCTACCTGTGTCACGCAATAGATCAATGTAACGCTCTTCAAAGTCGCCCCCGGATTCTACTGCTTGCGCGTAAATTCCCATGCTGAACAAGTAGCCAAATGTATATGGGAAGTTGTAGAATGGCACACCAGTAATATGGAAATGAAGCTTAGAAGCCCAAAAATGTGGTGAGTACTCGGATAGTCCATCACAATACGCTTCTTTTTGTGCTTCCAGCATTATTTCGTTTAAACGATTGGCACTTACTAACCCTTTTTTGCGTTCTTCATAAAATCTTGTTTCGAATAAGAAGCGAGCATGGATGTTCATGAAAAAGGCGATTCCACGGTTAAGCTTATCGTCTAATAATTGGATCTTTGCTTCTTTTGTTTCAGCTTGTTTTACTGTCGCATCAGCTACGATCATTTCAGCAAATGTAGACGCAGTTTCTGCTACGTTCATCGCATAGCGTTGCGACATTTGCGGTAGGTCATTCATGACATGCTGATGGTAGGCATGCCCTAGCTCATGGGCAAGCGTAGCTACATTTGATGCAGAGCCACTATAGGTCATAAAGATACGTGATTGTTCACTCATTGGAAAGCTAGTACAGAACCCTCCTGGTCTTTTACCCGGACGACTTTCCGCTTCAATCCACTCTTTATCAAACGCCATTTGTGCAAAGTCAGCCATTTTCGGGCTGAACGTACGAAATTGTTCGACAATCATAGTTGCTGCGTCATCGTAGCTTACTTCCTCAGCATTTTCAGAGACAGGGGCACTGACGTCATACATCGCTAGCTTTTCTACACCTAATAGCTTTGCTTTTCTTTCCATATATTTTACAAAGTCAGCTTTGTTTTTTGTAATCGTATCCCACATGACGTCTAACGTCTCTTTTTTCATGCGGTTTATTTGTAAAGGCTCTTTTAAAACTTCACCCCAGCCACGGGCTTCATATGTTTTTAGACGGAAGCCAGCTAAATGGTTTAAAGTATTTGCGAAAAGCTCAGATTCCTTTTCCCAAGCCTTTTCTGTTTGGTCAAATACGTGTTTACGGAAGGTACGATCGTTGCTGCTCATCTTATTTGCAGCCTGCCCTACTGAGTAAGAATTGACTTCCCCGTCCTCTTCAATGTCAACGGACATGCGACCAACAATCGTACTATAAAAATCTCCCCATGCATGATAGCCGTCAATCGATAGAGCTTGGATGAGTTTTTCTTTATCTCCTGCAAGCTTTTCCTTCGCATTTTGACGTCGTTCATTTAAATTAAAGACAATTTCGTACATGGAATCTAACGATATAAATAAGTTCCACTCATCATCGGAAAAAGCTAAAAGCTGCTCATCAATGGAAGTGAGTATCGATTGGTACATAGATGATAGCTGTTTTATTCGACCAGTTAACAGCTTTGCACCTTCATCCTTTACGTCTTGGGCCGTTAAGCAACCTACAAACGCACCGGACTCACGCACCTTTTTGCCCACTTCTTGAGCACGAACGATAATATTTGCCCAAGTCTCTACGTTACTATCCGCAGCATCTGTTTCTTTTTGAAATGTCGATAACTCCGCTTCAAGCTCATTTAAAAATTTGAGAAGTGCTTCAGAATCACTTGTTCCTCCTTTGAATATGGAGTCTAAGTCCCAAACTTGCTTATACTTCGCTGTCATATTTCCGCCTCCTAGAGTGGTCTTGTGTTAATACTCTCCCTAATTGTTGAATTCGGTCTGATTCGTATAAATGGACGCCGCTACTATCTTCTTGTGCAAGTGCAAACATTGCCTTCGCTAAGTGTGTTGCTTTAATTGGCTTATATTTCCCATAAGGTCCTACAAGAAAAATGGAAAGAGGTTTAAAAGCAAATTCTGCCGTTTTTTCACCTAATCGAAATTCTTTTCTTTTTCCTACAAGTAAAGACGGTCTAAATATATGTAATGAAGGAAGCTGCAAAGAAACTAATGCTTCCTCCAACTTTCCTTTCACACGACTATAGAAAAAAGTAGCTTCCCGATTGGATCCAATTGAAGAAACAATTAAAAAACGCTTTACATGCTTTTCTTTCGCTAACTCGGCAATTTTTAATGGGTATTTAAAATCAACCTTCATGAACCGTTTTCTTGTTTTTGCTTTTTTCATTGTTGTTCCTAAACAAACAAAAACATCGTCAATCCCGCGGAACATATCAGCATGTTTATGTAATTCGTCAAAGTCTATGACACGTTCCTTTACAATTGTTTCATCGATAAATCCAGACTCGCGCCTTGATAGCACACGAACTTCATCATACAAACCACTATGCAAAAGTTCCTCCATTAAATGGTGACCTATCAGTCCAGTAGCTCCAGCAACTAATGCTTTTTTCAACCCATTCACCTCTTATTTAGTAAACCGAATTATTTATTATCGTACCATGAAATGAACCGAAACTCATGTGATACGGTAATCAACTTCGATTTGACTATAGTTTATGAAAAATAGTATTTATATAACGCTTGCGTTCCAGCATTTTCTTCACCTTTGTTTGCAAGCTGCTCATATAAGTTTTTCGCTAACGTTAGTCCTGGCGTCTTTACATCCATTTCTTCTGCAGACTGAAGTGCTATTTTCATATCTTTTATAAAATGCTTAATATAAAAACCTGGCTCAAAATCACCATCAATCATGCGCGGCGCTAGCTTACTAAGTGAAAAGCTTCCAGCCGCTCCCGTTTCAATCGTCTCAATCACCTGCTTTTGATCAAGACCTGCTTTTTTCGCATAGGCCATCGCTTCACAAACCCCCATCATCGTCGAAGCTATTGCTATTTGGTTTGCCATTTTTGTATATTGACCAGACCCCGGTGGTCCAAGGCGTTTTACGTTTTCTCCCATGATTGAGAAGATTGGTTTTACGGCCTCAAATGCCTCCTTATCTGCACCTACCATGATTGCTAGTTTTCCTGATTTCGCTCCAATGTCACCACCGGAAACTGGGGCATCTAGAGCAAAAATCCCTTTCTTCGTTGCCTCATCATGGATTTTCTTAGCCAATAATGGACTTGATGTCGTCATATCGATAACATAAGCACCGGCTTTCGCATTGTTAAGAATTCCTTTCGTCCCTAAATATACTTCCTCAACATCGGTTGGATATCCTACGATCGTAATGATTACATCCGCTTTTTTGGCAACATCGGCTACTGTTTCACACCATACTGCGCCTTCCTCCACTAATTCTGCCGTTTTTGCTTTTGTTCTATTATAAACAAGCACTTCGTGTCCCTTTTTCAGTAAATTTCTCGCCATACTTTTTCCCATGACACCTGTGCCAATAAAGCCAATGATTTGTTTTTCGTTCATCTAGCATTCCCCTCTCTATTATTCTTCTAACGTTTCGATCTTCCAATCCACTTCTTCTTTTCCGTGTTGCTTTAATATAGCATTCGCTTTTGAAAAAGGTCTACTACCGAAAAAGCCTTTGCTTGCAGAAAATGGGCTTGGATGCGGTGATTTTAAAATATAATGATTTGGATTAGATATGAGTGCTTCTTTTGCTTGTGCATGCTTGCCCCACAACATATATATGATTGGCTCATTTTTATTATTTAATGTTCTGATCACTTCATCGGTAAATAACTCCCAGCCAATCCCTTTATGAGAGTTTGGTTTGTGCGCCTCCACTGTTAATACGGTATTCAGTAATAGCACCCCTTCATCCGCCCATTTTTGTAGAAAACCATGATGAGGAATAGCATAACCAAGGTCGCTTTGAAGCTCCTTATATATATTTCTTAAAGACGGTGGAACCTTTACTCCTCTTTTAACCGAGAAGCTAAGCCCGTGAGCCTGGTTAGGTCCGTGGTAAGGATCTTGTCCAAGTATAACTACTTTTGTTTTCTCCACAGGTGTAGAGGCTAGTGCGTGAAAAATATTTTGCTTTTCTGGATATATTTGTTTATTTTCATACGCTTCTTCAACATGGGAGCATAAAGTTTTAAAATACTCTTTCTGAAACTCTTTTTGAAGTAGTTCGTCCCAGCTATTATTTACAACAGTTATCATAAACCCCTCCACATTTTTACGTTCTTTCTATTATTTTACCACTAGTATTTCAGTGTTAATCATTTAAAACCGATAGAAAACCCGTGACTTTATTACTATATAATTGTGTGAAAACTGATATATAATTGACATTATGTAACTATGGTACTATATTTATTATAGATTATTATAAATACTAGATTCCTTAGTGTTGGAGGAGGAACTACATAATATGGCTAAATTATTAATTACAGATGATGCCGCATTTATGCGAATGGTACTTAAGAAAATTGTGATAGATGCAGGGTATGAAGTAGTAGGTGAAGCAGCTAACGGCCAGGAAGCTGTTGATTTATATAATGAACATAAGCCTGATCTAGTAACAATGGATATTACGATGCCAGAAATGAACGGAATCGATGCACTTAAGAAAATTAAAGAAATTAATCCAAATGCAAAGGTCGTTATGTGCTCTGCTATGGGGCAGCAAAACATGGTTGTTGACGCCATTCAACAAGGCGCTATCGATTTTATTGTTAAGCCTTTTGACGAAGTTCGTATTAAAGAGGCATTAGAAAAAGCACTTGCTAAATAATATCACTTAGAGAGATTAGGGTATAACCTAATCTTTTTTCTTGCCCTTAAAAATTGAGTGAAACATATATTTATATGCTGTCTCGCTTTCACTTCCCACCCCTCATCTTAAGTTTCCTTATTTCCCCATTATAATGTGCATCATGCCTTTTTTTCAATAATTGCTCTCTTTTGCAGTTTTCTCCTTTACTGTATACAATATTGAGAAGAACTTATATTACTGGAGGAACGCCATATGAAAAAGGTTTATATCATCCATGAAAACGATGATTGGACGAAGCCGTTACTTGAAGCTTTAAAAGAAGAAGGTGTTCCCTTTGAAGATTGGCATTTACACGAAGGGATCGTTCCGTTAGATGAGTCGCCACCTGAAGGGGTTTTTTACAATAGAATGAGTGCATCTTCGCATTCACGAGGTCACCGCTACGCCCCAGAACTTACTCATGCCGTGTTAACATGGTTAGAGGCAGCTGGAAGAAGGGTTCTAAATGGTCGCCATGCACTTCAGCATGAATTAAGTAAGGTCATGCAATACGAGGCGCTGAAAAAATATGATGTAGCTATTCCAAAAACAACAGCTGCAGTAGGTATTTCCTCACTTCTCAAGGCGGCAAAGGATTTTCCAACTCCTTTTATTACGAAACATAATAGAGCTGGAAAGGGATTAGGTGTTCATAAATTCGATTCTTATCAAGCGCTCGAGACTTTTATAGAGGATGGCAAGCTTGAGGAATCCGTTGATGGGGTCATGCTTTTACAGCAGTACATTTCATCTCCTACACAAACGATTACACGTTGTGAATTTGTAGCAGGTAAGTTTTTGTACGCAGTAAGGGTTGATACATCTGAAGGCTTTGAACTTTGTCCTGCAGAAGCGTGTGCAATCGGTGATCAGTTTTGTCCAACAGATGGTACAGAGCCGAAGCCTAAATTTGAAATTATCAAAGATTATTCTCATCCTGTGATTGAAAAATATGAAAAGTATTTACAGGCAGAAGGCATTTATTTCGCTGGTATTGAGAATATTACCGATGCAAGCGGGCACTTATACACGTATGACGTAAACACGAATACAAACTATAATCCGGAAGCTGAAAAGAAAGCAAACAAATTCGGAATGAGGGAAGTTGCTCGTGCACTTAAGAAAGAATTAGAATCATTAAAGTAGTGAAGTGCGGATAGGAGGTTACATTACATTGATACCGATAGACAAGCAAAAGGTTCAAGAACAACTTAGTAGGCTCAAAGGCAAGCAGCTTTATGTCCATCTTGAAACAACAAACGGGGCATATGCTTCGCATCACGACCAATCCTTTTTATCTGCTGGTGCTTTCATTAGAAATGCACAGCTCACGTTTTATCAAGGAAGTATAAAAGGAGATGGCCCTTATCGTATTGGCCTCGAATCAGAAATTGGTTGGTTATACGCAGAGGGTTTAACAGATTGGGTCGTTGACACTAAGAACAGAGTATTGTTTGCAGGACATGATAAGGATGGAAGACTCGCGATTGCATTCGAGCTAAGTGAGACTCCTTTTCCGAAATAACTTTTACTAGAGCAGATGTAACCTTTTTAGGAAAGGAAGTGGTTAAATGGAACGCCACGTACTAGTCGTATTTCCGCATCCAGATGACGAAGCGTTCGGAGTTGCAGGGACAATATTATCTCATACTGAGGCTGGCACACCCGTGACCTATATATGCTTGACGCTAGGTGAGATGGGGAGAAATATGGGACGGCCACTAATTGCCAATAGAGAGACGCTACCAGAGATACGAAAAAAAGAGCTAGATGAAGCGTGTCGCCTTTTAGGTATTAAAGATTTACGCCGATTTGGCTTAAGAGATAAAACTGTTGAATTTACAGATCAAGAAAAGATTATTAATCATATATTAGAAGTTATTAATGAGGTTAATCCTTCTTTAATCATTACCTTCTATCCAGGGTATGCTGTACACCCAGATCATGATGCTACAGGTGCTGCAGTTGTGCAAGCTGTTTTACGTTTAAATAAGGAGCAGCGTCCTAAAATACATGCCATTGCCTTTAGTGAGGGAAGTGAAGCAATCATTGGTTCTCCAGATGTCATCAATGATGTTTCAGCTTTTGCCGAAAGAAAAATAGCTGTCCTTGAGGCTCATGAATCTCAAACAGCGAACTTTATACCTGCTTTGAAAAAAGGCTATGCACAGAAAGAAGAGGCAGCTATAGAAAGGTTAACGAAGGAGTCTTTTTGGACATATCCGATCTCTGATGAAGATGTTTAAATAAGAAGTCCATAAGCTACTATTCGTCTTGTCAATGGCTATACTAGCATTGCACTTATATGGGGTGAACTCAAAAGGTCGAATTTTAGAGTCCACCGTCTAAAAAAAACTTTCATCCTTTTTAAGCGGATGAAAGTTTTTTTATCACATCGTATCCTTTTCCATCTTTTCGTACTTATACGGCAATGACTCTCCTGTCATTTCTTGCAATAGTGATAATATCGCTTTTGTTGAAGTGACATTATATGAAAAGGTCCGATATCGATTTGGTAAACGGGCTGTAATAGTAACTTGCAGACGGTCAACCTCATATCTTACAATTTGATTCGTATCAATAACGGTTTTAATTTTCCTAAACAACGGAACAAATAAAATAAACCGATTTGTAACAACTAAAAACCCTTTTTTCTCCATTCTCAACCGAATTGCTTCAACGGTAAGGAGCGGTTTTTCATTAACGATACTTCGCACTTTAAACCCGACTATCATTCTAGCTATCATATCAATTCCAAATGATAGCATAAAAGCAATCGCTACACTTGCTATCGTATACATCCATCCTATTTGCCAAAATAGCGTTCCACCTAGAACACCAAAGATGAGCCAGGACACAATATAGCGAAAATACTTATCTGATATCAATCTTGTTCTTCCAACCATTACTCCTCACCACCCCTACTTGTTTTGTGTAACTATAAACTATAACATATTATATGCAGTTTTGAAACTATTTTTACAGTTTTTTTAGAGACTCTGTTAAAAGCTAATGTTGATTTTCACGAAAGGTGCGAGACGCCTGCGACGAGCGTTACATCACGATTAAGCTTCGAGTTGTCTCGACGGATACAACTCCAGAGCGTTGCATGTAGAGGAAGAGACAGGTTGTTAGCTGAAGATCCCGCAGGGTGTGGTGCCCGAGGAAGCTGAAGCAATGCCTGCGGCAAGCGAGCATCCTGAAGCGAAAATCAACAACAAAGTTTAACATATCCTTTTTAAATATAAGTCCCTGATTTCCTCTGAACATCTAGTATAACTAGTCTTTTTGCAGAATAGTCTCTTCGTGGTAGATATTTTCACAACATATTTCCACATCATTTCCACTTATTTTCACAGTAAAGTTTCATAATATTTCGGAAGCTGATACAATAATATACATGAATATATTCGAAATAGAAAAGGGAGATGAAGCATGACAACTTTTGATGAGAAATTAGAAAAATATGCTGAGCTGGCTGTTAAAATAGGAATTAATGTTCAAGAAGGACAAACGCTCGTTGTAAATGCTCCTATTTCATCCGCAGATTTTGTTCGTCTCGTTGCCAAAAAAGCTTATGAGGTTGGAGCAAAAAATGTCCATGTTGAGTGGAACGATGATGAGCTTACTCGCTTAAAATATGACTTAGCTCCGTTTGAAGCATTCAAGGAAGCACCTGCATGGAAGGCAAAGGGCTTTGAGGAATTAGCAGAAAAGGGTGCTGCTTTCATGACGATAAAATCGACTGATCCAGAACTGTTAAAGGGTGTAGATCCAGAAAAAATAGCAACGGCTAATAAAACACAAGGTCAATTAATGAATACATTTAGAAAATACATACAATCTGATAAAGTTAGCTGGCTTGTTTTTTCCACGCCATCAAAATCATGGGCGGCAAAGGTCTTTCCTGGA is a window from the Evansella cellulosilytica DSM 2522 genome containing:
- a CDS encoding uracil-DNA glycosylase, which encodes MITVVNNSWDELLQKEFQKEYFKTLCSHVEEAYENKQIYPEKQNIFHALASTPVEKTKVVILGQDPYHGPNQAHGLSFSVKRGVKVPPSLRNIYKELQSDLGYAIPHHGFLQKWADEGVLLLNTVLTVEAHKPNSHKGIGWELFTDEVIRTLNNKNEPIIYMLWGKHAQAKEALISNPNHYILKSPHPSPFSASKGFFGSRPFSKANAILKQHGKEEVDWKIETLEE
- the bshB2 gene encoding bacillithiol biosynthesis deacetylase BshB2 produces the protein MERHVLVVFPHPDDEAFGVAGTILSHTEAGTPVTYICLTLGEMGRNMGRPLIANRETLPEIRKKELDEACRLLGIKDLRRFGLRDKTVEFTDQEKIINHILEVINEVNPSLIITFYPGYAVHPDHDATGAAVVQAVLRLNKEQRPKIHAIAFSEGSEAIIGSPDVINDVSAFAERKIAVLEAHESQTANFIPALKKGYAQKEEAAIERLTKESFWTYPISDEDV
- a CDS encoding response regulator — encoded protein: MAKLLITDDAAFMRMVLKKIVIDAGYEVVGEAANGQEAVDLYNEHKPDLVTMDITMPEMNGIDALKKIKEINPNAKVVMCSAMGQQNMVVDAIQQGAIDFIVKPFDEVRIKEALEKALAK
- a CDS encoding YojF family protein — protein: MIPIDKQKVQEQLSRLKGKQLYVHLETTNGAYASHHDQSFLSAGAFIRNAQLTFYQGSIKGDGPYRIGLESEIGWLYAEGLTDWVVDTKNRVLFAGHDKDGRLAIAFELSETPFPK
- a CDS encoding YwdI family protein encodes the protein MEIPAKVVVQKMEEELAKLKTLLEGDSSSPAFRDQATAIKTYCDLLLSSHETKRQAAPKVNHASVDDVINTKSTSETIRTSSGEKVSIYDDGDIPKSDSLLDF
- a CDS encoding M3 family oligoendopeptidase, which encodes MTAKYKQVWDLDSIFKGGTSDSEALLKFLNELEAELSTFQKETDAADSNVETWANIIVRAQEVGKKVRESGAFVGCLTAQDVKDEGAKLLTGRIKQLSSMYQSILTSIDEQLLAFSDDEWNLFISLDSMYEIVFNLNERRQNAKEKLAGDKEKLIQALSIDGYHAWGDFYSTIVGRMSVDIEEDGEVNSYSVGQAANKMSSNDRTFRKHVFDQTEKAWEKESELFANTLNHLAGFRLKTYEARGWGEVLKEPLQINRMKKETLDVMWDTITKNKADFVKYMERKAKLLGVEKLAMYDVSAPVSENAEEVSYDDAATMIVEQFRTFSPKMADFAQMAFDKEWIEAESRPGKRPGGFCTSFPMSEQSRIFMTYSGSASNVATLAHELGHAYHQHVMNDLPQMSQRYAMNVAETASTFAEMIVADATVKQAETKEAKIQLLDDKLNRGIAFFMNIHARFLFETRFYEERKKGLVSANRLNEIMLEAQKEAYCDGLSEYSPHFWASKLHFHITGVPFYNFPYTFGYLFSMGIYAQAVESGGDFEERYIDLLRDTGRLEVEELAKKHLNVDLTKPDFWQKAIDLVKQDLDTFMELTES
- a CDS encoding ATP-grasp domain-containing protein codes for the protein MKKVYIIHENDDWTKPLLEALKEEGVPFEDWHLHEGIVPLDESPPEGVFYNRMSASSHSRGHRYAPELTHAVLTWLEAAGRRVLNGRHALQHELSKVMQYEALKKYDVAIPKTTAAVGISSLLKAAKDFPTPFITKHNRAGKGLGVHKFDSYQALETFIEDGKLEESVDGVMLLQQYISSPTQTITRCEFVAGKFLYAVRVDTSEGFELCPAEACAIGDQFCPTDGTEPKPKFEIIKDYSHPVIEKYEKYLQAEGIYFAGIENITDASGHLYTYDVNTNTNYNPEAEKKANKFGMREVARALKKELESLK
- a CDS encoding NAD(P)H-binding protein produces the protein MKKALVAGATGLIGHHLMEELLHSGLYDEVRVLSRRESGFIDETIVKERVIDFDELHKHADMFRGIDDVFVCLGTTMKKAKTRKRFMKVDFKYPLKIAELAKEKHVKRFLIVSSIGSNREATFFYSRVKGKLEEALVSLQLPSLHIFRPSLLVGKRKEFRLGEKTAEFAFKPLSIFLVGPYGKYKPIKATHLAKAMFALAQEDSSGVHLYESDRIQQLGRVLTQDHSRRRKYDSEV
- a CDS encoding NAD(P)-dependent oxidoreductase — protein: MNEKQIIGFIGTGVMGKSMARNLLKKGHEVLVYNRTKAKTAELVEEGAVWCETVADVAKKADVIITIVGYPTDVEEVYLGTKGILNNAKAGAYVIDMTTSSPLLAKKIHDEATKKGIFALDAPVSGGDIGAKSGKLAIMVGADKEAFEAVKPIFSIMGENVKRLGPPGSGQYTKMANQIAIASTMMGVCEAMAYAKKAGLDQKQVIETIETGAAGSFSLSKLAPRMIDGDFEPGFYIKHFIKDMKIALQSAEEMDVKTPGLTLAKNLYEQLANKGEENAGTQALYKYYFS